In Neisseria dentiae, one DNA window encodes the following:
- a CDS encoding excisionase gives MLNQLLLKEYAKLSGYTEKAIREKIHKGVWAEGIHYYRAPDRHIIINIAEVEKWQRKQA, from the coding sequence ATGCTTAATCAGTTACTGTTGAAAGAGTATGCCAAGTTAAGCGGCTACACAGAAAAGGCAATCCGTGAGAAGATACATAAAGGCGTATGGGCTGAAGGTATTCACTACTACCGCGCACCCGACCGCCACATCATCATCAACATTGCCGAGGTGGAAAAATGGCAGCGCAAACAGGCATAA
- a CDS encoding tyrosine-type recombinase/integrase codes for MAAQTGIRPRESSIQIWFMYQGRRRWETLKIPPTPANLKYAAKMRAEIIGKIKIGIFDYAEYFPESEQAKTVPTFEQMAALWLQTSNHLADSTLAGYRKMLNNHVLPAIGHIPINAIKYSRLAALLSEMKCGAKTHNNILTVIRQPFELAFIDGLIETNPAERLQAARVQKEPPDPFTIAEAEQILSHLKGEPVFHNYFELAFFTGLRTSELIALEWADVDFNRAVLRVNKAFVSGATKGTKTHSYRDIELNTRAESALKRQRMITGLKNGLIFINPKTGKQFENDKTAWRPWQRAVRLSGVRYRKPYNTRHTFATLNLMAGANPMWVARQLGHTSMKMLLENYSRWIDSADKQREKSKIETLFCAENVPSIDKISITK; via the coding sequence ATGGCAGCGCAAACAGGCATAAGGCCGCGCGAAAGTTCAATACAGATATGGTTCATGTATCAAGGCAGGCGGAGGTGGGAAACGCTCAAAATCCCGCCAACGCCCGCTAACCTCAAATACGCCGCCAAGATGCGGGCAGAAATAATTGGCAAAATCAAAATTGGCATTTTCGATTACGCCGAATACTTCCCCGAATCAGAGCAGGCTAAAACCGTGCCGACGTTTGAACAAATGGCCGCCCTTTGGCTGCAAACATCAAACCATTTGGCCGATTCAACATTAGCAGGCTACCGCAAAATGCTGAATAACCACGTCTTGCCCGCTATCGGCCATATCCCCATCAACGCCATCAAATACAGCCGCCTTGCCGCCCTGCTTTCAGAAATGAAATGCGGGGCGAAAACACATAATAACATACTAACCGTAATCCGCCAACCGTTTGAACTGGCATTTATAGACGGCCTGATAGAAACCAACCCCGCCGAACGCCTGCAAGCGGCCAGAGTACAGAAAGAACCGCCTGACCCGTTCACCATAGCCGAAGCAGAGCAGATACTTTCACACCTGAAAGGCGAGCCTGTTTTTCACAACTACTTCGAGCTTGCATTTTTCACGGGATTGAGAACCAGCGAACTAATCGCCTTGGAATGGGCAGACGTTGACTTTAACCGCGCCGTATTGCGCGTGAACAAGGCTTTTGTAAGCGGGGCAACCAAAGGTACTAAAACGCATTCATACCGCGATATAGAGCTAAATACGCGGGCAGAAAGCGCATTAAAACGCCAACGCATGATAACGGGATTGAAGAACGGTTTGATTTTCATCAACCCCAAAACGGGCAAACAGTTTGAAAACGACAAGACGGCATGGCGGCCTTGGCAGCGGGCAGTAAGGCTATCAGGCGTTCGATACCGCAAACCCTACAACACACGGCACACATTTGCCACGCTCAATCTGATGGCTGGAGCTAACCCTATGTGGGTGGCCAGACAACTAGGCCACACCAGTATGAAAATGCTGCTTGAGAATTATTCAAGATGGATAGACTCGGCAGACAAACAGCGCGAAAAGTCCAAAATAGAAACCCTGTTTTGTGCCGAAAATGTGCCAAGCATTGATAAAATATCAATAACCAAATGA
- a CDS encoding DUF1841 family protein, whose product MYDVNTHDVRRFFAEVWRQRMLPLQLDALQQKALRIIEAHPEYHRYLENIDDYLDKNWTPAEGESNPFLHMSLHLSLQEQAAIDQPPGIRAIHEQLCAKHGDWVQAEHEMADALAETIWEAQRFGRGLDVNAYMTRLRKLVGLGQEDRARINPHEVGLSDKISERG is encoded by the coding sequence ATGTATGACGTCAACACACACGATGTGCGCCGCTTTTTTGCCGAAGTGTGGCGGCAGCGCATGCTGCCCTTGCAGCTCGATGCCTTGCAGCAGAAAGCGTTGCGGATTATCGAAGCACACCCCGAATACCACCGCTATCTGGAAAACATCGACGACTACCTCGATAAAAACTGGACGCCCGCAGAAGGCGAAAGCAACCCGTTTCTGCATATGTCGCTGCACCTTTCGCTGCAAGAGCAGGCCGCCATCGACCAACCCCCGGGCATCCGCGCGATACACGAACAGTTGTGCGCCAAACACGGCGACTGGGTGCAGGCCGAACACGAAATGGCCGACGCGCTGGCGGAAACGATTTGGGAAGCGCAACGCTTCGGGCGCGGGCTGGACGTTAACGCCTATATGACGCGCCTGCGCAAACTGGTGGGTTTGGGTCAGGAAGACCGGGCGCGCATCAATCCGCACGAAGTGGGTTTGTCCGACAAAATCAGCGAACGCGGTTAA